GCGAGGGGAAACACGTGCAGGCCTTTCCCGAGTACGGCCCCGAGCGCTCAGGCGCCCCGGTGCGCGCCTACAACCGCATCGCCGACGAGGAGATCGTGATCCACTGCGGGGTCTACTCGCCGGACATCGCCGTGGTGGTGGACGAGACGCTCCTGGAGAGCGAGAAGCCGACCGAGGGCCTTAAGCCCGACGGCGTGCTCATCGTGAACACCACCTGCTCGAAGGACGAGATCCGCAGGCGCACCGGGTTCCGGGGGACGATCGTCGTCCTCGACGCGGACCGGATCGCCAAGGAGGCGGGGACCGGGTTCGCCAACGTTCCCATGCTCGGTGCGGTGGCGGCGGTGCTCGGCACCGAGTGGAGGCTCGCCGAGGGGGAGCTGCGGGAGACGATGGGGGAGAAGGTGTCCCGCGAGGTGTTGGAGAAGAACGTGGCCGCGCTGCGCGCCGGCTACGACGCGGTGAAGGGGGTGCGCGGTGGCCGCTAGCCTTAAGGGTTGGAAGGAATTGCCGATCGGCGGGGTCATTCCCGGTGGCGCCACCCCGGAGCTGAACAAGACCGGCGGTTGGCGGGCCGAGCGTCCGATCTGGGACCAGGAGAAGTGCATCCAGTGTCTGCAGTGCTGGCTCCACTGCCCAGACGATGCGATACGGATCAGCGGACAGAAGGTGACCGGCGTCGACTACGATTACTGCAAGGGGTGCGGGGTGTGCGCAGCCGTGTGCCCGGTGGACGCGATCGCCCTTGAGCCGGAAAGGGAGGGGACATGCGCAAGGTGATGACCGGCCACAAGGCGGTGGCCGAGGCGATGCGCCAGATCGAGCCGGACGTGGTGGCGGTGTACCCGATCACCCCCCAGTCCGAGATCGCCGAGTACTACGCGGAGTACGTCCACGACGGGATCGTGCACACTGAGCTCGTGCCGGTGGAAAGCGAGCACTCCGCGATGTCCGCCTGCGTGGGGGCGGCGGCGGCCGGGGCCCGGGTGATGACCGCCACCGCCTCCCAGGGGCTGGCCCTGATGGTGGAGATCCTGTACATCGCGGCGAGCATGCGCCTTCCGATCGTGATGGCCCTCGCCAACCGGGCCCTGTCCGGGCCGATCAACATCCACTGCGACCACTCCGACGCCTACCTCGCTCGGGACTCCGGCGCGGTCCAGATCTTCTGCGAGTCCGCCCAGGAGGCCTACGACTACACCCTGATCGCCCAGCGGATTGCCGAGCACGAGAGGGTCCGGCTCCCGGTGATCGTCAACCTGGATGGGTTCACCCTCACCCACTCCAGCCAGGTGGTGGAGCCCCTCCCCGATGAGGTGGCCAAGAAGTTCGTGGGGGAGTACAAGCCGTTCTATCCCCTCCTCGACGTGGATCACCCCTCCACGTGGGGGCCGTTCGCGATGCCCGACTACTACTTCGAGCTCAAGCGGGCACAGGCCGCGGCGATGGAGGAGGTACCCCCGGTGTTCCTCGAGATCCAAGAGGCGTACAGCAAGGTGTCCGGCCGCAGGTACACCGGGTTCTTCGAGGGTTACAGGCTCGACGGTGCGGAGCGGGCGCTGGTGGTTATGGGATCCACCGCGGGCACGGCCAAGGCGGCGGTGGACGTGCTGCGAACCAAGGGGGAGAAGGTCGGGCTCCTCAAGGTGTGGCTCTTCCGGCCGTTCCCGTCCAAGGAGATCGCCGCGGCCCTTGCCCACGTGGAACGGGTGGCGGTGTTGGATCGGGCGCTTTCGTTCGGGGCGATGGGGGCGGTTTACTGCGACCTCGCCGCGGCGTTCGTCCACGCCACGCACCGGCCCACGTTCGTGAACTACATCTACGGCCTGGGCGGGCGGGACACCACCGTGGACCAGCTCGTTCAGGTGTTCGCCGAGCTCACGGATGCCCGTCCGGACGAGGGCCTTAGGTACATCGGCCTCAGGGAATGAAGGAGGCAGCGTGCCGAACATCAAGACGTTAGCCCAACGCGAAGAGGCCCAAGTGCGGTTCACCGGCGGGCACTCCCTGTGCGCCGGCTGCGCCGAACCGATGGTGGTGCGCACCGTGCTCAACGCCATCCCCGATCCGGTGGTGGTGGCCAACGCCACCGGGTGTCTCGAGGTGGCCACCAGCCGCTACCCGGGCACGGCGTGGAACGTGCCCTGGATCCACGTCGCCTTCGAGAACGCGGCCGCGGTGATCGCCGGGGTTGAGGCGGCGTACAAGGCCCTTGTGCGGGCAGGGAAGTTCGACCGCCGCATCCGGTTCGTGGCGTTCGCCGGCGATGGCGGGACCTACGACATCGGCCTCCAGGCCCTGTCCGGGGCCCTGGAGCGGGGGCACGACTTTCTGTACGTGTGCATCAACAACGAGGCGTACATGAACACCGGGGTCCAGCGGTCGAGTGCCACCCCGCGCTGTGCCTCGGCCACCACCGCCCCGGTGGGGAAGGCCATCCCCGGGAAGCCCCAGGACAGGAAAGACCTCACGGAGATCGTGGTCGCCCACCGCGTGCCGTACGTGGCCCAGGCCGCGGTGGCCAACCTGATCGATCTCGCGAACAAGGTGGAGCGGGCCATGCGCTACGAGGGGCCGAAGTTCCTCAACGTCCTCACCACCTGCCCGCTTGGGTGGCGGACCTCGCGCGATAGCGCGATCCAGCAGGCGAAGCTGGCCGTGGAGACCCGGTACTGGCCGCTGTACGAGGTGGCCGAGGGCCGCTACAAGATCACGTACAAGCCGAAGAAGGAGGTGCCGGTGGAGGAGTGGCTCAAGACCCAGGGCCGGTTTCGGCACCTGTTCCGGTCCCCGGATGGGGAGGCCATCATCGCCGAGCTCCAGGCGGCGGTGGACCGGTACTGGGACGAGCTTCTCCGGAAGGAACAGTGCCTGTCCGGCGGGGAAGAAGGGTGAGATCTGGCGAGGAGGGGCCCAGGCCGTGGTGGGCGGGCTTGGGCCGCGACCTTCTGCTGGGGGCAGCGGTGGGAGCAGCGGTGGGGACGGCGTTCCGCGATGCCGCGTTCGGCACCGCCTGTGGGGCCAGCGTTGGGCTTCTCCTGCACCTGCACTTCCGGTTGCGGGTTCGCAGCCGCTAGCCCTATGCCCATGACACAGTTGCGGGGGGACCCGGATCCCTTCCGCCCTCAGTTCGGCGTGGATCCGCGGCGCTCCGTACGTTCCCCGGCTCCGGGCGTGGATCGCCTCGACCCGTTCCTGTAACCGCACGTCCTCCCGCGCCCGGCGTGACGGAAAGTGCCCGAGCCACGCGTAGTACCCACTGCGGGAGACCTCCAGTACGCGGCACATCGTGGCCACCGGGTAGCGAGCCTGGTGTGCGCTCATGAACTCGTAGACTCGGGCGGTACCGAGCCGGTCTCCCGAGCGAACCAGGCCACGGCTTTTGCCAAGATCTCCCGCTCCAGGCGGAGCTGTCGGTTCTCACGGCGCAGCCGGCGCACCTCCTCCCGCTCCCCCGTCGTCATCCCCGAAGGGTCGAGGCCCTCGTCGCGGTCTGCCTGTCTTACCCAGTGGCGGATCGTCTCGTAGCAGGGCTCGAACTCCCGGGATAGCTCCCGTGGCGTCCGCCCAGCCCGTACGAGCTCCACCATCTGCCGCCGGAACTCCGGCGGATACGGCGGTCGTGTCCTCGGCATCGTGGACCCCTCCCTTTCAAGCCCTAACCTGTCCACGAAACCGGGTCAACTTCACTGAAGTGTCAACAGTATTTCGAGACTGGACAGACTAGTCCAAGCGTTGTCAGTAACTCGTCTAGCTCGATCACGTTGATTGTCATCTCGTCTGCTAGGGAGGACAGCAGAACGCTCTCAATGAACTCACCATGTTCTGGAGGTACAAAGCCGCTGTGCTGAGACCGAGACAAGAGAACCATGACTGGGAAGACCTTATTGATGCGCAGGAACTCCATGAGTTGAAGCACCGTATTGTAGATTTGTTCATTGTTTTGCGTTCGCTGGCAAGGAGGACCGTCATAGTCTCTATGGACGAGATAGTACTTCCCCCTTTCCTCCATGCAAGTCACCCGACTCCCAAACGCAAGTTTCCAGGGATGTCGTTTGTCCCTCAAGAACGCAGCATACGCATCTCCGGTGATCTCGATCCGGACGGTCTCTCCATTGCTGTCGGAGCAAGAGAAGTAGTCAAAATCGATATCGAGAACTACGGGGCGCGTTGTGGCAAAGGGATGTGATGGTGTGAGAGTGTGCAGCATTGGCAAGCGCCGAGCGCCTGCCTCTGCTCGGGACTTGAGTGTGTGCACACGAAAGAAATAAGCATTCCCTACCTGCTCAACACGGATGTCCAGGGGTATGGATCGACGGCAAAGCCCATCACGGCGCACCCAGTAGAGCTCCTCAAACACCCGTTGGTGGACGAGCGGGATGAGGAAATCGCATATCCGCAGGTAGTCGAAGGTGCAGACGAAGATGTCGCTCAGTGGCTGCGAACGCACATCCGCTGGTCCTAAAAGCACTGGGCACGCCAGGTCGTGGTGTTCATCAATGTGCACCAAGGCATTCCCGTGAGGGGGCAGCAACCCCATCTTGATCGCGTAAGAGATGACAAGATAGGCCTCGCGATGTTCCTCGACTACGAAGACGGGGATTGCATTCCCATTTGCACCTCGTTCATCCCAGAAAACATGTGATGGAGGGGTAACTCTGTCACACATAGCTACTCGCCTGCCGCGTGAACATGGAGTGGTAGACACCTTTCAGTGCCATCAGCTCCTCATGTGAACCTTCCTCCACGATACGCCCGTTCTGCAGAACAACCACCCTATCAGCGCCGCGGGCTAGGGACAGGCGATGGCTTACGATGAGGGCCATTCTCCCACGGGTGAGTCCACGGAGCGCCTGCAGGATTTCGTACTCACTCTGCGGATCAATGGCTGCCGTGGGCTCGTCTAATATCACAAGCTCAGCCTTGGGCTTGCGAAGCAGCGCACGGGCAATGGCCAGACGTTGCCATTGGCCCTCAGAGAGGTCGGTACCTCCGTCGAGCATCTTGCCCAGTGGTGTGTCCAAGCCATATGGCAGTTTCTCGATGACCTCTCCCAAACCAGCTTCCCGAGCCACTGCCAGCAGCGTGTCATCCCGATCAACCTTCGAAAGGTCGCCGAAAGCGATGTTTTCCCGGATGGTAACAGGGAAATGCGCATAGTCCTGTACGACGACAGCAATCCGATCACGGAGCTCCTCGACATCCATAGATCGGATGTCGCGCCCGTCCCAGGTGATGACACCTTCGTCTGGGTCGTAGAGACGGACTAGCAGCTTGGTCAATGTGGTCTTTCCAGCTCCATTCTCACCGACAAGGACCACTGTCTCTCCAGGCCTAATGCAGAGGTTGATCATGT
This portion of the Candidatus Acetothermia bacterium genome encodes:
- a CDS encoding UPF0489 family protein, with the translated sequence MCDRVTPPSHVFWDERGANGNAIPVFVVEEHREAYLVISYAIKMGLLPPHGNALVHIDEHHDLACPVLLGPADVRSQPLSDIFVCTFDYLRICDFLIPLVHQRVFEELYWVRRDGLCRRSIPLDIRVEQVGNAYFFRVHTLKSRAEAGARRLPMLHTLTPSHPFATTRPVVLDIDFDYFSCSDSNGETVRIEITGDAYAAFLRDKRHPWKLAFGSRVTCMEERGKYYLVHRDYDGPPCQRTQNNEQIYNTVLQLMEFLRINKVFPVMVLLSRSQHSGFVPPEHGEFIESVLLSSLADEMTINVIELDELLTTLGLVCPVSKYC
- a CDS encoding thiamine pyrophosphate-dependent enzyme, which gives rise to MPNIKTLAQREEAQVRFTGGHSLCAGCAEPMVVRTVLNAIPDPVVVANATGCLEVATSRYPGTAWNVPWIHVAFENAAAVIAGVEAAYKALVRAGKFDRRIRFVAFAGDGGTYDIGLQALSGALERGHDFLYVCINNEAYMNTGVQRSSATPRCASATTAPVGKAIPGKPQDRKDLTEIVVAHRVPYVAQAAVANLIDLANKVERAMRYEGPKFLNVLTTCPLGWRTSRDSAIQQAKLAVETRYWPLYEVAEGRYKITYKPKKEVPVEEWLKTQGRFRHLFRSPDGEAIIAELQAAVDRYWDELLRKEQCLSGGEEG
- the porA gene encoding pyruvate ferredoxin oxidoreductase yields the protein MRKVMTGHKAVAEAMRQIEPDVVAVYPITPQSEIAEYYAEYVHDGIVHTELVPVESEHSAMSACVGAAAAGARVMTATASQGLALMVEILYIAASMRLPIVMALANRALSGPINIHCDHSDAYLARDSGAVQIFCESAQEAYDYTLIAQRIAEHERVRLPVIVNLDGFTLTHSSQVVEPLPDEVAKKFVGEYKPFYPLLDVDHPSTWGPFAMPDYYFELKRAQAAAMEEVPPVFLEIQEAYSKVSGRRYTGFFEGYRLDGAERALVVMGSTAGTAKAAVDVLRTKGEKVGLLKVWLFRPFPSKEIAAALAHVERVAVLDRALSFGAMGAVYCDLAAAFVHATHRPTFVNYIYGLGGRDTTVDQLVQVFAELTDARPDEGLRYIGLRE
- a CDS encoding transposase, which produces MPRTRPPYPPEFRRQMVELVRAGRTPRELSREFEPCYETIRHWVRQADRDEGLDPSGMTTGEREEVRRLRRENRQLRLEREILAKAVAWFARETGSVPPESTSS
- a CDS encoding 4Fe-4S binding protein, translating into MAASLKGWKELPIGGVIPGGATPELNKTGGWRAERPIWDQEKCIQCLQCWLHCPDDAIRISGQKVTGVDYDYCKGCGVCAAVCPVDAIALEPEREGTCAR
- a CDS encoding 2-oxoacid:acceptor oxidoreductase family protein; the encoded protein is EGKHVQAFPEYGPERSGAPVRAYNRIADEEIVIHCGVYSPDIAVVVDETLLESEKPTEGLKPDGVLIVNTTCSKDEIRRRTGFRGTIVVLDADRIAKEAGTGFANVPMLGAVAAVLGTEWRLAEGELRETMGEKVSREVLEKNVAALRAGYDAVKGVRGGR